The nucleotide sequence TGCTGAGCAATCACTGGCGGCGCGAGCAGATCGAGCGCGCCTATCTCGATGCGCTCGCACTGCGCCCCGAAGCGCATGCGCCGTCGCCGGAGGAGCGGGCCGTCGTGCTCGAGACGCTGCTTGAAATCGACCGGCTGCTCGACGGCCTGCCGCTCGCCGCGAAGCGGGCGTTCCTGCTCGCGCAGCTCGACGGGCTCACGCAGGCCGAGATCGCGCGCGAACTCGGCGTGTCGCTGGCGACGGTGAAGCGCTATCTCGTGAAGGCCGGCACGCAGTGCTTCTTCGCGATGGCGGCCTGACCGATGGCCGCCCCGGGAGCGCCGGCGGTGCCGCCGCAAGTGGCGCGGCGCGCGGTGGAATGGTGGGTCGACCGGCAGGCCGGCCGCACCGACGAAGCGTTCGATGCCGCGCTCGCGCGCTGGCGCGCCGAGGATCCGGCGCACGACGTGGCATGGCGTCATATCGAAGCGATGCAGCGCAGGTTCGGCGGGCTGGCGGCCGGGCTCGACCCGCAGGCCGCGCAGGCGGCGCTGCTGCCGCCGCGTGCGGGCCGCCGCCGCGCGGCCGTGAAGGCGCTGGCCGTGTTGCTGTTCGCGGGCGGTGCCGCATGGATGGCCGAACCCGCGCGGCGCGCGGCGGTCTGGCCGGCGGACCTGCGCACGGCGGTCGGCGAGCGGCGCACGGTGACGCTCGCGGATCGCACGGTCGTCGTCCTCGATACCGACACGGCGCTTGAC is from Burkholderia sp. HI2500 and encodes:
- a CDS encoding sigma-70 family RNA polymerase sigma factor, producing MSADKLSLHREIDALYTGHHAWLRGWLSRKLGCAHRAADLAHDTFMRLLARDEPIGADEPRAFLTTVAQRVLSNHWRREQIERAYLDALALRPEAHAPSPEERAVVLETLLEIDRLLDGLPLAAKRAFLLAQLDGLTQAEIARELGVSLATVKRYLVKAGTQCFFAMAA